CTTATTCCAAAGCCCACAccatgctcttaaaaaaaaaaaaaaaaagtaaatattttaataaataataaaaataccagaAGAGTTACAAAGGCACAACAGGTTGCTGGAAATTCTGAGATTTCACTTAGGGAACGCCATACCTGAGCCTACATCCCCCAGCAGAACCCCGAGCTAAGACCACTCTGATCCCCGCGGGTCACCAGATGGCGCTAGCACCTCCAGTCTTGCAGCCTCACGTTACTTTGCAGGCTCTGAACGGAATTAATGCTACGCGTGCATATTCAGAAGATTAAAGACCTGTTAGTTTAAGGGCAGAGGCTGCCTTTGGGAATAACAGCAAGCGTTCGCTATGCTTCAGTCTCCTAGATAAAGCATGCTGTGTCTGTAGGGCTGTGCAGTGGGAATAAAAGTTACTAGAGCTGCTGAAAAGTTAGTCAGCCACGGGTTGTAACAATCGGGATGATCACAAGCACTACAAACAACTAACTCCATGCCATGACCCAGGAGTAGGCTGACTTGGCAGACCCTGGAAAGCACTATTTGGTAAGCGCGTAATGCCACAGCAATCAAAAGCTTTCGTTACGACACGTCAGAGATGGAACTTGCCTCTTCCTGCAGGAACGACGGTACCGACTTGCTCAGTCCTTTGAGTTTTTCAGGATTGGAAAACAGCTTATCGGGCTGCGGAGGCACTGCGGAGACTCAAGAGCAGCAATTCAAAAGTTTCAAAAGAGTTTGTGCCTCAACAGAGCGTGATTCCATAGCAGGGCACAGTTAGAAACAACGAACCTCAGATGAAATACATGCACAGTTTACACTTTGGATACAAGGGTTTGTTATTCTCCACGGGACTCAGATACTACCGTTAGGAAGGATCACCTAGCTCAACATCTCCTATAACACGGCCCCCAGGGTGCTGAATGCAGTCTGATCAAATgtgataaaacatttttattttaccttctaTCTTTTCTTCCTAGAACAAGGATAAGTGCACTCATGTACTAACCTTATCGTAAGGTTCTTGGCAAGAAGATAGTCTACAAGCCAAATGCTGTTAGTTCCTAGTCCAATTAATGGTGATaagaatatttatgtaaatCAAGCAATGTTCAGAGGAAGTTTCAAGTATTCCAAGTTAATTTTAAGATGCACATCTCATTAATGATGCGGATTCTTGCAGCACTTCTCTCCAAATTTCATAGAATAACTCAAGCAGaaaggaacccacaaggatcatcaaatccaactcctagctccacacagcaccacccaaaaatcagaccatgtgtctgagagctttgtccaaatgcttcttgaactccagcagctcagcgctgtgagccctgccctggggagcctgtccctgtgcctgAACTCAGCTATACCTTTACTGAAATTTGCTTCCTATGTTCTTCACTGATTTCATTGTACAAAGCTTAATTGCGCAAGCTATagcaaaaaaaagtttgctctaaaagcatgaaaaattcTGAGAATGGTGGGCTAACACCACTCATATTTAATATTCTTCAGACTAAAGATCTTTACTCTGGATACACATTATGAAATGTACCAACACTGAATAACTCATGACACAGAATTACTTGGCAGCAAACAGCCAGCCACAGGAGCACGCATCTGTTGCATAAAATTAAACACCGCACACAAGCTGGGGTTGTTTGCAAGGTGTTAAGTGAagcttttccaaagcttttGCAGCTGAAGCTCAACTAGTGGTTAACGTATCAATTATTGTCAGTATGCAGTTAGATGCAGCTTCCTCATTCAGCAGCTATCTAGTCCAGACATATAACTCGTcagccattaaaataaaaaggacttttAATGTATTAGTTTAAATATCAGCGGAGAAACCTCTCCACTGTCTGTTGGAAGAATCCTATTACTCACTTCCTGCTGCATTTTCATTCCTCTCTTGATCTTGATCAGTTTTCAGACCTGCTCAGTGCAGTATTGACATGTCATTCAGTAGCACAAACAGCTATACAGTTTTATAACTAACATCGGTATCTTTTACGTGTGGCAAGTCTTGACTTCTGTTGACCCCATGAATTTATGTTCTGCATCATTCTCCTCTTTTGAGGAGCTGAGTCATAACAAGGGGAACACGAATCTTTAGCAAatcaaaaatttcaaaaaaaaaaaacaacaagggGAATATGAAtctttagcaaaacaaaaacgCGGTTGGTATTTTCAAGAGAATTTGCCTTATTCTGTCCGTACAGTTATCAAATTGTCTGGGTCCATACATTTTTCCAAAACTTCACTCACTACATTGAACTAAAAAAAGGCACCCCTTTCAGACAAGTGTCTACATATTGAATGTACAACATGTTTCCAAGAAGGCTGTccatctgaagaagaaaaccaagTGTGATATTTAAGACTTGTTAATATACTGGATATGGCATGTATTCTACTACGTTATAAACAACTAACACTCCGAATGCTTTGAAGCATCTAAAACACGACAAATGCAACTTTGCAGAACTATTTTTAACTGTAGTGCCACAACGCAGTAAACAGGAAAGAATTGTGTTATATTCCATCATATTCAATGTTACTTGGTGGCTTTCCAGCATGTTTATCTCGACACATCCTTGGAGcaggtttgcttttgttttgattaggtttgtaatttctgaaagaatACAGGAAAATTTGACGCTAAGGCACCTGTAACGCACTAACAGATCGATGTTCATCTATTGCTTAAAGTAATTCTGCTTTGCTGGATTGAGATAGGAATTTAGAGAGGTTCCTTTTCAACTGATGTATTCTGAAAGGTGTTTTGCGTGAGCAAAAACCATCTTGCATCTTATAatgcaacaacagaaaagacaaatctACTATTTAATTGCGCCCAGTTTTTCAACTGTGCTGGTGTTCAAAGCTCTCAGTGAtttcagaagctgttttatAGGCTGGATGACCAAAGATCAAAATAGCACACTGCTGGGTGGCACACAGTTACTACAGATGCAACAGGTCATAAAAGAAGTCTAGTGCTTAAGAGTAAAATAACAAATGCTTTTGTGAAGCTTTCTTATCAGTCACGATGAAGTTAGTCAAATTTGAAAGAGTAACACAACTCCTGGTTTCTCAAATCTTTCGCTAGCAAACAGAACATTAAAGAACAATAGATTTCCATGCAGACACAAAAGATATTTACCATCTTCAGCACTAAGAGCTAATTCTTCctttggaatttttatttttcctttatctgtGCAGGAAAAAAGTAACACTTGGTTAGAAAGCTTGCTGTTCAGTATGATAAAATAGATGGCAGTGGTAATCACAGAATTAAGGACCAAAAACTAAAAccaacagaacaaacaaacaacaaaaaaccaccagcaGAGCCACGGGAATGGTTAAATTCACGAGATGCTTTCAACGTGGAACATTCCTTCAATTCTGCATCCAAGCAGCAGTCTCATCTTGACACAGTTTCTACCAGCGTGCTGTTACAGCAATGTTAGTGCATACCTAAAATCTGGGAACTAGTTAGAAGGGAGCAATAGCATAAGTAGTATTAGAAGAGTAATTAGCCAATGAGAGCCAACATCTTTCAAAATCTACACCTCCACTCTTCAGTTCTCAAGCACCAATTCAGTTCATGTCTTCCCCAttagaagtgaaataaatacgAAAACACTAAGGAGCAGCATGAACGGAGACAGGAATAAGAACGATAATAAGTCATAATCTTAGGACGCTACAGAGGGAGGTCAGGAATGAATGCTAAGTACGATCCTGTCTCACTGCATTCGCTTCGTTTGGTTATATTAACTGCTAGAATACACAGGTGAAACGACTACATTAAGAcaacttttttgttcttccattgTCTAATAATTTGAGCCAAGCAACCAGGAGCGAGCAGAAGTTGTAGCTCATCGCTATTTGAGTGGTGGCATCCAAATACTTTctttattgaaaacattttaactaTCCAAAACCAGATCATCCCTGACTGACACAGTGTATTTTTGGAAGATGTCTGCTTGCTAGACCAGTGTTGTTTCAAAAGGAACAGTAAGAACTGAGAACTAACCCATATGAGACGAGAATTCAGTTTTACGATACAAACTCCATACCGCTTAGTGAGAAGCAATGTAAGGCAAAAACACTGCTTGGCAAAGCTGTATGGAAACACAGCATAAGCATGGTTAAGCCAAACTGGGGGTCATGGGAGACACACACAAGCTTTGTGCTCACTTGAGGTGGCTGATGGAATGTCCTCTAGACTTTTGGAAGGCATTTTCCTATCTGCACTCCTTTTCAAAGCCATCAAAACAGGATTTAAGTCTTCTTCTGAACCTGTTACGAGACAAAACACATGAACACTGCACACACAgacatgcttttttaaaaaagtcacttaaaaaaaaatacagccatgGATTTCTTTTGGGAATCTTCTGACCTTTAACAAAGACTGTGAGTATTCACTCGAAATGCTAAGTAATTTCTGAGGGTCAGAGTCAGGAACGCATTGCGTCCAGTTATTCCAAAACAAGAGACGCACCAACAAGACAATAGCCTGGATTTTTAAGGAACTACTGAAACTGACACCTGAGCatcttaaattaaaatggaaattggaGTAAAGCAGACCAATTTCAGCAGTGTTTAAGTTAAGAATCTTTTCTCTCTAAGTTCCCTCAGGTATCAGTAGAAACACACAGGTTGGTTGACTCGACCTGTGTTTGTACTGACTAATCAGGGAGTTTAAGGTAAACATGGTACTTAGTTGTCTAAGAACTAGGTAAGATAAAATCAGATTTAACCATTTTGTTATGAATCGGCACAAATACAAGTTaatagctttgtttttcccccctctgtaGATTTGTTCATTACAATTTTCTGCCCAGTGAACATCACCTTCTGTTCAATATTGTGTAACAAccacaaatgaaacaaaaaaaaactgtggagagatttggatccttgaagttatCATGCAATTGTTTCCAAGAGCCGTTTCAGGACAGCCCTAGCTCCTTCAGAGTACTCTAAGaccctctctctcctccctttccaTACCATTTCCCTCCCACTGCAAGCCAGGACTTACAAACAGCAATAGTGTAATTATGGGTAAAAACAAattgtgtttgatttttcctcatttgtctTGCAGAGCAGAGTTCCAGCTGATTTCCATTGGAATCTCACTTTCAAAATAAGCTCCAGAATTTCTTGGCATGCCCCAGCAACATCACAGATTGCTCAGGCGAGCAAGATCTCAGAAAATTCCCAGTCTCACGGGGAGCAGaataaaaaggttaaaatatcACACTCGGCATGGACTAGAGCTTCCAGCTTAACCAAGTAATGAGTCTTCGTAATTAGACTGCTTCATTTATGTGACCATTTTCTTGTGTAACAGGCAGCAATACTAAATTAAGTGGCACAGGGTATTGGTACTGTCTTTATATCCAGCCACAGATTTACCTTTGAAGATTAGCTCGTCAAGCTAAAGAATAAACTCAGGCAACCACTGATtaactttttcccctcttttaatCCAgggtatttaaaagaaataccagAATTTGAGTGTTATAATGTTATTGATTTGAAAGAGGTGTcccagaggaggaagaaaagggtaAGGCATGAAGACTGATGTGATTGACTCATGCTGCTACACACCCATGACCTTACCCAAGCCTAGTAGATGTTTGTCAAAAATTTCCAATTAAAGGACTTAATTAGTTCTTCATATCTTTCCAAAACACATATGCAAAGCATTCATTTAAGTATCAGATTTTTGGTTAATATATTTCAAGTTAGCTACCAGAAAAGCTGTAGCCATGTTTAACAACCCAGCACCATGAATTTTAGAAATTAGATGGCTCACGAGTTGAACTTCCAGTTCCAGAATCAGagttttcatctgaaaaccTGGATCCCAAATTTGAGCTGTCACCATCTTCTTCATCATTATCCTCGTGCTGAAAGGCCAGGCAGAGTCGAGCTCCTCCTGGCTGGGGGGAATTGCTCTCATCTTTAAGAGATGTGCTGGTTCTTCTCATTTGCAACAGTTCTTTTAGTTCTAGATTATTTTCAGAGGCATCCAAGGATGTGCTTTCATCTGTCCTTCCTAGGGCATTTACCTTGAATGGCCTGTTCACAGCTGTATTAGCCTCTCCTTCCAGGGGAAGATCTATTGCTGGCatgtttctctgttctttttgaTTAAGAGCCCCATTTCTTTTAAGTAGATCAGAGGCTTCAATATCTACTGAAGCCTCGATATTTTGTTCTGGAGCTCCACTCTTGATAGTTGTCTTCATCTGTGTATGGTAAGTGGTTAAAGCATTATGATAAGGCTGTGACGTTGTCGTGAACAGAGACTCTTTTTGTAATGGAAACATACGATCCCTAGACTTCTCTTGTTTATGTACCTCCCGCGATACCGGAGACGAAGCTTCAGATGCTTCTTGAAGTAGCCTTTCTAACAAGCTACTGAAATCTCTGAATTTTGCAgtatttgaaacagaagttttttctattgtttcttCTACTTCTCGAGGGTGATCTCTCTCTTCTCGAGACGGAGGACACATACTTTGCCTGGATGACGTTTTACCTTGCATCTTTTCATCCATGTTCTCCAGCATAGGACCTGGTGTCTCATAGACCTCTTTCAGTAATTTTTGCAAGTTAACATGAAGTTGTTTATATTCAGCCTTGGACAGTGCAGATGTTTCTGTGGTCTCACCAGTCTTATCCTGCACTGACGCTCCATTGTGTTGGTAGGTCACACGTTTAACTTGCATCTCTGCAGTCCTCTGCGCTATGTTGCCCACACGCTTCGGTTTAGGAGGTGGTGTTTCAGAGGcctccttcagcagcttctctAAAGCTGAACTCAAGCCACTGACCTTGGGTGGGGCAACAGACTTCTCTATGTGTTCACTGATTTCCTGCAGTGACTCTCCATCACGCTGACAGGTTGTGTTTTTAACTTGCATCTCAGCAGTCCTCTGTAACGTCCNNNNNNNNNNGTCCTGTCCACACGTCTTGGTTTAGGAGGTGGTGTTTCAGAGGCCTCCTTCATCAGTTTCTCTAAAGCTGAGCTCAAACCACTGACCTTGGATGGGGCTACAGACTTCTCTACGTGTTCACTGATTTCTTGTGGTGACTCTCCATCACGCTGAGAGGTAGTTCTTTCAACTTGCATCTCAGCAGTCCTCCGTACTGTGCTGTCCACACGTTTTGGTTTAGGAGGTGGTGTTTCAGAGGCCTCTTTCAGCAGCTTCTCTAAAGCTGAACTCAAACCACTGACCTTGGGTGGGGCAACAGACTTCTCTATGTGTTCACTGATTTCCTGCAGTGACTCTCCATCATGCTGATAGGTTGTGTTTTTAACTTGCATCTCAGCAGTCCTCTGTAACGTCCTGTCCACACGCCTTGGTTTAGGAGGTGGTGTTTCAGAGGCCTCCTTCATCAGTTTCTCTAAAGCTGAACTCAAGCCACTGACCTTGGATGGGGCAACAGACCTCTCTGCGGTCTCATTGACCTCTTCAGACTGACTGGTATCTTGCTGGCATATTGATTCTCCAGTACAATTAGTTTGTgatatattatttattgtttcagaTGCTTTCATCCCTACCCTTAATTCTGGGGGTTGACATACGGAGGTTTCTCTGAGCAGGTTCTGCAAACCAGCTTGCATCTTCTGAGATCCTCTGAGAGGATGTTCCTTTGATGAAACAATACTTTTTTCTATATGTTCTTTAACTTCATGCTCTTGAAGACCCATCTGTTCCTGGGGTTGAGAGATAACTGGCTTTTTGACTGGCTGGACAGAgtctgtgttttgtgtgtgtgttacctTCAGACCTTTTAAGGTAAGAGATCCTAGAGGCAGTTCACGTATCACAGAAtctaatttctctgttttttctctctcagaggCTTGTGTTTGATGTTGGATTAACACTTGCTTGTTCACATTATCTCTGCCCTTATcttcctttgattttctttcatggGTTATTGAAGTATTATTATGGACAGTATTATTTGGCAAAGAAACATCTCCCCTGTTAAGGCTGCTCTGTAATTTAACTCCAGCATCCCAGAAGTTTCTCAAACTCTGAAACTGTGAAGGATTTGAAATTTGATTCTTGGACTTCTCATtcgttttttcttttaaagtaaaaaccTGGAAGCTGGGCTTCTGTTGGGAACAAGCACCAACTTTTCCTTTAGATGTTTCTTTCCCATCTTtatctttaattatttctggGGAAGCTGAAGTGGCAGAAATTCTACGCTTTATGTTACTGGCTTTTGCCAATGTTGTGGCTTCCTGAATTTCACCATCAGCTGGAAGTGTTCCTTCTGGTTTTCTAACCTCACACCCTCTTCCAAACTCAGAAGAGTTTTGACATTCATTTTTTGAAGCCACATTTGCACATCTCAGTTCAGCACTTCTTAGTGTATTCTCGCTCTGATCATCCAATCCATAAGGCAGGTGTTCTGTAGTTGGCTTTATTTTGTCACTTTCTCTGAGACCTTTCAATGCACCACCACCTGATGCATTAGTATTGATACcaacttctttctctctgtgacTGGGGATAGTTTTATCCCTTTCCCAGAATGCTCTAATTTCccttattcttcttttttctcttactgcCTTCTCCGATTCATATTTCTGAGCTGGTAGCTTGTGTTCATGATGTTCCCAGACATgtgatttttgattttgttgctTGATTTCTTGACCCGATTCTTTATCTTCGATTCTTGTACAGTCAGGCTCAGTTACTGATTTGTCATTTTGCTTCTCATTGTCTTCCCCCTGCTTAggtttcctcctctcttttatCATCTGTTTATCTTCTGAAATAACTGTTGTGGGTGAAATAGCATTCAGTTGTTTATCCCTTCCAGATGGTAACTCTTCTATAGCTTCTGGTATTCCATCCACGCTAGTTCCACTGTATTCTGTAGGAAGAACTGTTGTTCCAGTTGAAGAGCCAACTTCAAGTTCCCTGCCTTGAGATCTAGTTGATACAGATTTCCTATCTTCAGTACCAGAACTTCTTTTAAACCAGTCTAAGACTTTTGACACAGATTCATCAGCCACTTTCACAAATTCATCGGCATGTTTGTCAGGCTTGAAAGTGTGTTTAGCATCTCGTTCCTCAACAAGATCAGGCTTACCTTGCTGAAGAGCTGCAGAATTGGTATTTGATACCTCATGTGCTTTTGTCTCAGCAGAAAGCAATTGTTCatctacaaacaaacaaacttatcAGAGTTAGGAATCAGACACAAGAATAAAAAGTTTCCAATCTTGAAAAAAATTGCTcagtttctggttttgtgtttatttaaattcttaGCAGAAGAAAGAGTTCTCTGTTCCTGTGGTTTTGGAAAGAACCATACTGCAGGAAAGAGTGCGAATTCTTTATCACTAAGATATCCTACTGAAAAGTGATCTTTTTCTGGGAGATTAGTCGTATTACTTTTGCAGGTGGGAGCTGATAAGATTGGTTATTCCTATTCTAAAGGAAATGGCTCCAatgaagggggagggaggaaaaaaatagcatatttaTGTTTAGTCACAACAGCAAATCCTCAAGTCACAACTGGATTACTACTGAGGACAGACAACTGCAGTACACCAAGAATTCTTCAGTTCCCATCCAGGCACATTCACCAGGCTTTATTACAGGAATTTTATCCAGGTGCCACCACGTCACCTTTATCATCCACATTAAAGATGCCTAGCCAGGCTCAAATCTGGTTGCTAACTCTTAAGAATGCCAATAGGAGATTATCTAAAAACATTAGAGAATTAGAATCCAAGTGTTTTAGAAATTCTGCAACACATAGCATGTTACCATCATTTGTTtcttaattgttattttttatgtacTAACAATTTGAGCATTAATGAATACAGGCTATATGCTATTGCATTCTCTTCCTCACTCCTGTTAGTCTCTTACCAGTAGAGTTTCTGAGTGACTTTGATTCACGGCTCAAGGACTGGttggatttattttcacatgtCTCATCAACACTCAGTTCCTTATTGCTATTTGATAGGATACTGGTGGAGGTCTTCTGCGGAGTTTCAAGTTTCTTAGGAGTAACCATCTTTGTTTGGAGCATTTCATTAACCAGGAAGACTGACCCATTAGTGTCACAAGGACTGGATGCAGACTTATCTTCCGGTAAGCTGTGTGTTTTCACATGTACAGATGATGAATGGGTTCCCAAAGGCTTTACAGTGGAAGTTTGCTTATTCCCAAGTGAATCTGTTCCAACAGCATCATTTACACTAGTCTTTCTTTCACCAGATTCTAACAAATCAAGTTCTCCTGTTTCTTTGCTATGATGTATCTGTGGGCTTTGCAGAGATGCTCTTTTTCCTATGCTAGATGAAAACCtcacttgttttaatttttccagtgaaatttGTGTGGACTCTTCCGCTTCCTGTGTAAGAGTGTTCTTCTCAACTTCTCCTTCAAAAATAGTTGTAGTAGGAATACTACTCTTACTCTGAACATCTAACATCTGATTAACACGAACTTCTGAGTCAGTGGAACTGGAACTTGAACTGCGTTTGAGAATGCCCCTGGGAAGTATACCAGTGCCATTCACTCCCTGGGTCCGTTTGGCCGGTTTTGGAGCTATGTCTTCTCTTTGTGGCACAGGATCTGTTACTTTGTGAACTAATTTTCTAGCTTTTGGGATGGGATGCTTAACCGGTCCTTTCTGTGATTCATCCGTAGGTTCTACAGAAGGCTTCTTAGGTGCCTCAGTTTCATCATTCAGTACATTTGGTTTAGGTTGGCTCTCTATTGAAGGCGACAAAATTTCTGCAAAACGTATACAGAGGAGAAATCATGAGTTTACGCGACATTCACCTGCATAAACTCGGGGGCATGACGTGCCCCCTACAGATCTAGAATGCAGTGATAATATTGgttcattaaaaatgcagcaaaacacaGGAGGAAATTGAAcataagttttcattttgtgtgtaACAGGAAGCTTTAACAGATGAAAATCTTCTAGGTGGCTACTATTCCTAGAATAAGGAAAAACTGATGAAAGCAAACCAAATTTCCGATCAGTATAAATCCTGCAAGGGACAAACTTTGCAAGGAAGGGCAGCTTTTGAATACACAAGCATCTCTTCAGGCTCAGAAgacaaaagctacaaaaaaaaactattttaatttatatatagaACAGGCTAAAAAGCAGGAATGATCTCTCAGCAGGGATATGAAGATTCTTTTTATTCCTAATGTGTAAGTCTCCctcttttctgtgaaaaagcTTCATAACAGATACAAGAGAGCAATTTCCACACACAAACCTGTAAACTACAATCTCAACTGCCCATATATATCACCACTTATCTACTTGCTTGCAGAGAATACTGGGGGAAaggcaggatttatttttagtctAAAATAAAcaggactgagaaaaaaaagatcaaagagTTAGGCTTGACCCTTCTGTCGAGCTAATAGGAGCAATTACTGGAAGGTCATGTAGATAGATAGCAATGCCCAACTCAAGGAAATTTCTATGTTCTCTACTAGTGATTTGAGTCAAAACAGTCCTTTCAGATAGAGTGCGTAATGCTGACAAGAACTGTGGgtgaaaaaagaatcaaaaccCATTTACATGTGTGAAACAgccattttcttaaatttattcctgttttacTTTAGGTTTGAAATGAACTAGTtgataaaacagattttgataACTGTTCTACTTGAATTATCCTACAATAAGAAGcaacaaatgtaaaaatttcCATATCCACCACCAAGAGATTCTGTCATGGTAAACATAATATTTACCCTTCTTTGATAGCTGAGGTAGAATGTCTGGTCTGTTTTCTGATTCTCCGCTGCTCAAGTTATCACCTAATACAGTGGAATTAAACGGATTTATCCTttgctaaaaaaagaaaaaaaaaggaagggacaTTACAATTGGAGTCAAGTTATTTATCAGTACAGTTGTGGCAGAATACATGAAAGCGCAGTGATTTCCCCTGCCTCACTACGCTGTTGGCTGAGTCTAAAGGCATGCTTCCTAAGTTGGAGACGTGACAAGAAACCTGAACAACGTGAACCATGGAACTATCAGAAATGGAAGTGACAGCCTAATCCTGTTCCTCCTCAAGTCACCAACATCAGGGAGAAACCACCACTTAAAGACACTCGAAAAATCCCAAATTGTTGCAAGTTACAAGAATTTCTCTCTACTTCTGTATTTTAGAGATAGTGGAAGGTAgcaagacatttcttttcagtggcTAAAGGAGTTGGAAGTAATGTCAAGCACAGAAAGCCAGTGATTATAGCCATAACAGCACATCAGAACTGAACTTTTACTGGTTTCCATTATCTccctccaaaacaaaaaatactaattttttcCAACTTATTATCTTTCTTCCTCAAATACCAAATTATCTTGATcattaaagcaaagaaacatacaaaaatgtaaagagaTAACATCTGTGCTCGATACCAATCATACCTTTACTGGCGAGACTGCTGCCTTCGTAGATCTTCCCTCTGGTTTGTCTAATCCAGAAGTTACTGTTTTAGAACTGCAAGGAAACAACATATAACAACCTCAGCAAACTGGGCATTATTTTAGGCCTTTTAAAAATGCGAAACAGGTATTCAGTTGCACATACTAAAATACGGCCTCTTGGCACCTAAAGTTTTCTCTTCGGTGTTCTCATCAGATTTAGAACCTTCTCCATCAGATTTTAGACCTCCTCCTTTCCATACCAAGGCGATGTCCTTGATGCTTTGTTTCCTTGCAACAATTTCTTTGCTTGTTAAAGAACTCAGTGTAACTTCTACTTGCCAGGACAGGAATGGCATTTTTGCTATCTTTTATACTTTTAAGTAAGCTTTATGTCATTCTCTAAACAGTACCAGTATTACCACTATTCTTGTCCTACATTTGTACTTCTAGGGCTGAAACCAAAGTGGAGAAAATTGCTAAGTACAGTAAAAAGAGAGCTTTGCAAAGTGGCCAAGCCAGAAAAATCAGGGGAACTCCCTGAGCACTACAGCAAAGATCTGACATGccacagagaagagcagatTCCCTCAGAGGGACACCTGACAAGCTATTCCTTCAATTAAGATGTTATCAAACCACAGATTTTGCAAATGAATGAAGTTATTAATTGTCGTCCTGACTAAGTATACCCCAAGGAAGAAGAACTTAAAACAACCAGAAGAAACAGCTCCTGTAATACATCAAAAAATCGTTCTTGACTTTTTGCAAAAggatttcccccccccaaaaaaaaaccatcagattttgtttatattttgagTCTAAAAGATCTCTCTGATCATGTAACCAGCAACAGTCTGCCCTGCTGGGCAGAGAGCAACATTCCCAATTTCTCCAGGTTTCAGCACAGCTAACCTCAAAACAGAGGAAATGGCTGGTGGCCACCTGGACTGCAAAGCACATCTGAAAAGTGACATCACTCCTACTGTGCAAGTGGAGAAGCATC
The nucleotide sequence above comes from Oxyura jamaicensis isolate SHBP4307 breed ruddy duck chromosome 1, BPBGC_Ojam_1.0, whole genome shotgun sequence. Encoded proteins:
- the SYTL2 gene encoding synaptotagmin-like protein 2 isoform X6; protein product: MIKERRKPKQGEDNEKQNDKSVTEPDCTRIEDKESGQEIKQQNQKSHVWEHHEHKLPAQKYESEKAVREKRRIREIRAFWERDKTIPSHREKEVGINTNASGGGALKGLRESDKIKPTTEHLPYGLDDQSENTLRSAELRCANVASKNECQNSSEFGRGCEVRKPEGTLPADGEIQEATTLAKASNIKRRISATSASPEIIKDKDGKETSKGKVGACSQQKPSFQVFTLKEKTNEKSKNQISNPSQFQSLRNFWDAGVKLQSSLNRGDVSLPNNTVHNNTSITHERKSKEDKGRDNVNKQVLIQHQTQASEREKTEKLDSVIRELPLGSLTLKGLKVTHTQNTDSVQPVKKPVISQPQEQMGLQEHEVKEHIEKSIVSSKEHPLRGSQKMQAGLQNLLRETSVCQPPELRVGMKASETINNISQTNCTGESICQQDTSQSEEVNETAERSVAPSKVSGLSSALEKLMKEASETPPPKPRRVDRTLQRTAEMQVKSVTYQHNGASVQDKTGETTETSALSKAEYKQLHVNLQKLLKEVYETPGPMLENMDEKMQGKTSSRQSMCPPSREERDHPREVEETIEKTSVSNTAKFRDFSSLLERLLQEASEASSPVSREVHKQEKSRDRMFPLQKESLFTTTSQPYHNALTTYHTQMKTTIKSGAPEQNIEASVDIEASDLLKRNGALNQKEQRNMPAIDLPLEGEANTAVNRPFKVNALGRTDESTSLDASENNLELKELLQMRRTSTSLKDESNSPQPGGARLCLAFQHEDNDEEDGDSSNLGSRFSDENSDSGTGSSTRSEEDLNPVLMALKRSADRKMPSKSLEDIPSATSNKGKIKIPKEELALSAEDGLKTDQDQERNENAAGMPPQPDKLFSNPEKLKGLSKSVPSFLQEEVSGSLMSVYSGDFGNVDVKGNIQFAIDYVEQLNELHVFICQCKDLAVADVKRQRSDPYVKTYLLPEKYKLGKRKTSVKKKTFNPVYNEILRYKIEKDLLKNHHLNISVWHNDTFGRNSFLGEVELDLGTWDWNDKSNKQINWFPLKPRTSAMALELENRGEMKLALKYVPQPTGGKKTLPTGEVHIWVKECHDLPLLRGNSLNSFIKCTILPDTSRKSRQKTRTVAKTTNPVFNHTMVYDGFRPEDLKEACIELTVWDHNKLANHFLGGLRIGLGTGRSYGTTVDWMDSTSDESALWEKMMNLPNTWVEDTLPLRMLMVAKLTK